Proteins from a genomic interval of Capsicum annuum cultivar UCD-10X-F1 chromosome 4, UCD10Xv1.1, whole genome shotgun sequence:
- the LOC107853404 gene encoding oligopeptide transporter 4, whose product MGTVEIESPITKQQDINEDDEVSPVEQVRLTVPNTDDPTLPVWTFRMWILGLLSCIILSFLNQFFSYRKEPLIITQITVQVATLPIGQFMAAVLPTTKFRVLGFGSREFSLNPGPFNMKEHVLITIFANAGYAFGNGSAYAVSIVNIIKAFYGRSISFGASWLLIITTQVLGYGWAGLLRKYVVEPAHMWWPSTLVQISLFRALHEKEEDDEDSEIVNGNGNKRPMSRAKFFVIALVCSFSWYIFPGYIFQTLSSISWVCWAYPNSVTAQQIGSGLNGLGVGAFTLDWATVASFLFSPLICPFFAIANVFVGYSLIMYVVIPISYWGFNVYNAKNFPLYSSDLFTAQGQEYNISLIVNNQFELDHAEYDKQGRINLSLFFTLTYGFGFATIASTLTHVALFYGREIYQRYRASSEGKVDVHTRLMRRYKDIPSWWFYLLLLVTILISLVLCIFLKNQVQMPFWGLLLAAFLAFIFTLPISIITATTNQTPGLNIITEYIMGVLYPGRPIANVCFKTYGYMSMTQAISFLSDFKLGHYMKIPPRSMFLVQFLGTIIAGTVNLSVAWWLLDSIDHICHQDKFSNSPWTCPGDHVFFDASVIWGLVSPKRIFGHLGNYSALNWFFLGGLLGPVVVWLLHKSFPKQTWIPLINLPVLLGATAMMPPATALNYNSWILVGTIFNFFVFRYRKRWWQRYNYILSAALDAGVAFMAVLLYFSVGMENRSINWWGNNDPEHCDLATCPTAKGISIDGCPTF is encoded by the exons ATGGGAACAGTGGAAATAGAATCCCCCATAACCAAACAACAAGACATAAATGAAGATGATGAAGTTTCTCCTGTTGAACAAGTCCGTTTAACCGTACCCAATACCGATGACCCGACCCTACCCGTATGGACATTCCGAATGTGGATCCTTGGTTTACTCTCTTGCATTATCCtttcatttctcaatcaattcTTTTCCTACCGAAAAGAACCCCTCATTATTACACAAATTACAGTACAAGTTGCTACACTACCTATTGGACAGTTCATGGCAGCTGTATTACCCACAACTAAATTTCGGGTTCTCGGGTTCGGGTCGAGAGAGTTTTCTCTTAACCCGGGTCCGTTTAACATGAAGGAACATGTACTGATTACAATTTTTGCTAATGCTGGTTATGCATTTGGAAATGGATCTGCTTATGCTGTTAgtattgttaatattattaagGCTTTTTATGGAAGGAGTATTTCTTTTGGTGCTAGTTGGCTTCTTATTATTACTACACAG GTTTTGGGATATGGTTGGGCTGGGCTTTTAAGGAAATACGTAGTTGAGCCTGCACATATGTGGTGGCCCAGTACACTTGTTCAGATTTCCCTTTTCCG TGCATTGCATGAAAAAGAGGAAGACGATGAAGACAGTGAAATTGTGAATGGCAATGGAAACAAACGGCCAATGTCGCGTGCAAAGTTCTTTGTGATAGCACTTGTATGCAGTTTTTCGTGGTACATATTCCCCGGTTATATCTTCCAAACTCTATCGAGTATTTCATGGGTGTGTTGGGCATATCCAAACTCCGTCACTGCTCAACAGATTGGATCAGGTCTGAATGGCCTTGGAGTCGGAGCATTCACGTTAGACTGGGCTACTGTAGCTTCATTCTTGTTCAGTCCTCTTATCTGTCCATTCTTTGCAATAGCCAATGTCTTTGTTGGCTATTCCTTGATTATGTATGTAGTGATTCCTATATCCTATTGGGGGTTCAACGTCTACAACGCCAAGAATTTTCCTCTGTATTCCTCTGACTTGTTCACCGCACAAGGTCAGGAGTATAACATATCACTGATTGTGAATAACCAGTTTGAGCTGGATCATGCGGAGTATGATAAGCAAGGGAGAATAAACCTGAGCCTTTTCTTTACTCTCACTTATGGGTTCGGATTCGCCACCATTGCGTCTACTCTTACTCACGTCGCCTTGTTTTATGGAAG AGAGATTTACCAACGCTATCGAGCTTCCTCAGAAGGAAAGGTTGATGTTCACACGAGGCTGATGAGAAGATACAAAGACATACCTTCGTGGTGGTTTTACTTGCTTCTTCTCGTGACAATTCTTATATCGCTTGTCCTTTGCATCTTCCTGAAGAACCAAGTTCAGATGCCTTTCTGGGGACTCCTCCTCGCAGCTTTCCTTGCTTTCATATTCACGCTTCCCATCAGCATCATTACCGCAACAACTAATCAG ACTCCTGGTCTAAACATAATCACCGAGTACATTATGGGGGTGCTCTATCCTGGAAGACCTATCGCTAATGTGTGCTTCAAGACCTATGGCTATATGAGCATGACACAAGCAATCTCCTTTCTGAGTGATTTCAAGCTTGGTCATTATATGAAGATACCTCCGCGATCAATGTTTTTAGTTCAG TTCCTTGGAACCATAATTGCAGGAACAGTTAACCTGAGCGTTGCATGGTGGCTCTTGGATTCGATTGACCACATCTGTCACCAGGATAAATTTTCCAACAGCCCTTGGACTTGTCCCGGTGATCATGTCTTCTTTGATGCATCAGTCATTTGGGGTCTCGTGAGTCCTAAGCGGATATTTGGCCATTTAGGCAATTACTCAGCATTGAACTGGTTCTTTCTTGGAGGACTGCTTGGACCAGTTGTTGTATGGTTACTACATAAGTCGTTCCCAAAGCAAACGTGGATACCCCTCATCAACCTTCCTGTGCTTCTTGGAGCCACAGCTATGATGCCACCAGCAACTGCACTCAACTATAATTCTTGGATTTTGGTCGGgacaattttcaactttttcgTTTTCAGGTACAGGAAGAGATGGTGGCAGAGGTATAACTATATCCTTTCAGCAGCTTTAGATGCCGGAGTCGCATTTATGGCTGTGTTGCTCTATTTTAGTGTGGGAATGGAGAATAGAAGCATAAATTGGTGGGGAAATAATGACCCTGAGCATTGTGATTTGGCAACTTGTCCTACAGCAAAGGGCATATCTATAGATGGTTGTCCAACCTTTTAG